One Alnus glutinosa chromosome 3, dhAlnGlut1.1, whole genome shotgun sequence genomic region harbors:
- the LOC133862296 gene encoding ACT domain-containing protein ACR9 yields MGIPFDDDVVLIQHGKEPGEPSVITVNCPDNAGLGCDLSRIILEFGLTIARADFSTDGRWCYIVLWVVPHESSVRVDWESLKSRLLSVCPSCLFSYYFNQHANGTSPPPLYLLKFWCLDQKGSLHDVTKVLCELELSIQRVKVMPAPDGRVLDLFFITDEMELLETKERRDDVCKHLMAVLGKNFITCEVQLAGPEYERLQGFYSLPPAVAEELFSCELSNKGTCILQDLNPNISTVKKATIKVDNSLSPAHTLLQVQCIDQKCLLYDIMRTSKDCDIRIAYGRLSSSVKGFRNMDLFIRQTDGRKIVDPESQIALCSRLKEEMLHPLRVIIVNRGPDTELLVANPVELSGKGRPRVFYDVTFALKTLGICIFSAEVLRHSTSDRQWEVYRFLLDETREFHLGSSRARSQIVNKVRRTLMGW; encoded by the exons ATGGGCATTCCTTTCGACGACGACGTCGTCTTGATCCAACATGGCAAGGAGCCCGGCGAGCCCTCCGTCATCACGGTGAATTGCCCTGACAACGCCGGGCTCGGGTGCGATCTTTCTAGAATAATCCTCGAGTTCGGACTTACCATTGCCAGAGcag atttttcAACGGATGGAAGATGGTGTTACATAGTCTTGTGGGTTGTTCCACACGAGAGTTCGGTTAGAGTTGATTGGGAAAGCTTGAAAAGCCGGCTTTTATCGGTATGCCCTTCTTGTTTGTTTTCCTATTACTTCAATCAGCACGCGAATGGTACCTCGCCGCCTCCATTATACCTTTTGAAGTTTTGGTGCCTTGACCAAAAAGGGTCGTTACATG ATGTTACTAAGGTGCTCTGTGAGCTTGAACTTTCAATTCAGAGAGTAAAAGTTATGCCAGCCCCAGATGGCAGAGTGTTGGACCTGTTCTTCATCACGGATGAGAT GGAGCTGTTGGAGACAAAAGAGAGGCGAGATGATGTATGCAAACATCTGATGGCTGTTCtaggaaagaattttattacCTGTGAAGTTCAGTTGGCAGGGCCTGAGTACGAACGTTTGCAGGGCTTCTACTCTCTTCCACCTGCAGTTGCTGAAGAATTATTTAGTTGTGAGCTGTCAAACAAGGGCACCTGCATTTTACAGGATCTCAACCCAAATATTTCAACAGTAAAGAAGGCAACTATTAAGGTTGATAATTCGTTGAGCCCAGCGCATACTTTGCTTCAGGTGCAATGTATTGATCAGAAGTGCCTGCTTTATGACATTATGAGGACCTCCAAGGACTGTGATATTCGG ATTGCCTATGGTAGACTTTCTTCAAGCGTGAAAGGCTTCAGAAATATGGACCTATTTATCCGGCAAACAGATGGGAGGAAGATTGTGGATCCAGAGAGTCAGATTGCATTGTGTTCTCGCTTGAAGGAGGAGATGCTTCATCCGTTACGGGTTATTATCGTCAATCGGGGTCCTGATACAGAACTCTTGGTTGCTAATCCGGTTGAGTTATCTGGAAAGGGAAGGCCCCGTGTATTCTATGATGTTACTTTTGCTCTAAAAACATTAGGAATATGCATTTTCTCG GCTGAAGTTTTAAGGCATTCAACATCAGATCGCCAGTGGGAAGTCTACAGATTTCTCTTGGATGAAACACGTGAATTCCATTTGGGAAGCAGTCGAGCTAGAAGTCAGATTGTTAACAAAGTTAGAAGAACATTGATGGGTTGGTGA
- the LOC133863827 gene encoding histone H4, producing the protein MSGRGKGGKGLGKGGAKRHRKVLRDNIQGITKPAIRRLARRGGVKRISGLIYEETRGVLKIFLENVIRDAVTYTEHARRKTVTAMDVVYALKRQGRTLYGFGG; encoded by the coding sequence ATGTCTGGCCGTGGAAAGGGAGGCAAGGGTTTGGGTAAGGGCGGAGCCAAGCGGCACCGGAAGGTTCTCCGGGACAACATCCAGGGGATCACGAAGCCGGCGATCCGGAGACTGGCGAGGAGAGGAGGGGTCAAGAGGATCAGCGGGCTAATCTACGAGGAGACCAGGGGAGTGCTGAAGATTTTCTTGGAGAATGTGATTCGTGATGCAGTGACGTACACTGAACACGCCAGGAGGAAGACCGTGACAGCCATGGATGTTGTCTACGCGCTGAAGCGGCAGGGAAGGACTCTCTATGGGTTTGGAGGTTGA